In Allorhizobium pseudoryzae, the genomic window GAAAATGGCTCTGCAACTCGCCGGACTGGAACATTTCGCGCACGATGTCGCAACCGCCGACAAATTCGCCCTTGATATAGAGCTGCGGGATCGTCGGCCAGTTGGAATAGTCCTTGATTCCCTGGCGGATCTCCTGGTCGGCGAGAACATTCACGCCCTTGTAGTCGACGCCGAGATAATCGAGAATCTGCACCACCTGGCCGGAGAACCCACACTGGGGAAACTGCGGGGTGCCCTTCAGGAAGAGCACGACGTCATTGCCCTTCACTTCGCTGTCGATCAATTCGTGAATTCCGCTCATGGCTTCAATCCTTTCCGTCCCGGGTTCAAGGTCCGGGTTTTCGAGCCTTTAGATAACATGGCGCGCGTCAATTTCCAGTCGTCACCGGTGTCTTGATCCATCAATTCGCCTGATGGGAGGCCGTATGCGCGCGTCTCAGTCGGGGGCGGAGGTCTGAAGCGCGAGAGCGTGCAGGACGCCACCCATGTTGCCCTTCAGTGCCTCGTAGACCATCTGGTGCTGCTGCACGCGGCTCTTGCCGCGGAAGGCTTCGGCCACGACTTCCGCCGCATAGTGATCACCATCACCGGCGAGGTCCCGGATCGTGACCTTGGCACCCGGAATCCCTGCCCTGATCATGTCTTCAATATCGCCCGGGCGCATCGGCATCTTGGTCATTCCTTCCTGTCAGTCACGTCATGCTTTTTCATCAGAGTGCCAAAAAGCACGCGATTGTCAAAGCGCTTCGCTCGTTGTTCACGCCATAAAGGTCGGGAACCAGCTTTCATGTGCATTGACGAGATCGGTGACCGCGACATCGACGATGTCGTCGATCACCAGGCGCTCGCCGCCAACCGTTCCCAGCGTGCGGAACGGAACGCCGGCTGATTCGGCACTGGCGCGCACGAAGTTGGCAAGGTCGGCCGGAACCGCGATGACGTACCGCGCCTGGTCCTCACCGAAGAGCAGGGCATGCGGCGCGCCCTTGCATTCACCTAGCGAAAGCGTTGCGCCCTTGACGGCTCCCATGCAGATTTCGGCAAGGGCGACAGCAAGGCCGCCGGACGAGATGTCGTGACAGGCCGTGACCTGGCCGTTGCGGATGTTGCTGCGGACGAAATCCCCGTGGCGACGTTCGGCGGCGAGATCGACGACTGGTGCCGGGCCCTCGGTCGAGCCGAGCAGATCGCGCAGGTAGACGGAGGAGCCGAGGTGACTGCCGTCAACGCCGATCATGATCAGCACGTCGCCATCCTTGACAGAGGCGATGCGGGCCATCTTCGACCAATCGGGCAGGAGGCCGACGCCGGCAATCGTCGGGGTCGGCAGGATCGCGATGCCGTTGGTTTCGTTGTAGAGTGACACATTGCCCGAGACGATCGGGAAATCGAGTGCACGGCAGGCTTCGCCGATGCCCTGGATGGCGCCGACGAACTGGCCCATGATCTCCGGCTTTTCCGGGTTGCCGAAGTTGAGGTTGTCGGTGGCGGCGAGCGGCTCGGCGCCGGTCGCGGTAATGTTGCGCCAGCATTCCGCCACCGCCTGCTTGCCGCCTTCGACCGGATCGGCCTCGACATAGCGCGGCGTCACGTCGGAGGAGAAGGCGAGAGCTTTGGTCGGATGGCCTTCGACGCGCACGACACCCGCATCGCCACCCGGAAGCTGCAGCGAATTGCCCTGGATCAGTGTGTCATACTGTTCGTAGACCCAGCGGCGGCTGGACTGATTGGCAGAGCCGACGAGCTTCAGCAGCGCCTCGTTGTAATCGGACGGGGCTGCGACCTGATCGGCGGGCAGCGGCGGGCGGGCATTGGAGGCCTGCCAGGGGCGGTCATATTCGGGCGCCTGGTCGCCGAGATCCTTGATCGGCAGATTGGCAACTTCCTCAC contains:
- the grxD gene encoding Grx4 family monothiol glutaredoxin, encoding MSGIHELIDSEVKGNDVVLFLKGTPQFPQCGFSGQVVQILDYLGVDYKGVNVLADQEIRQGIKDYSNWPTIPQLYIKGEFVGGCDIVREMFQSGELQSHFQEQGIAVRGAA
- a CDS encoding BolA/IbaG family iron-sulfur metabolism protein; translated protein: MPMRPGDIEDMIRAGIPGAKVTIRDLAGDGDHYAAEVVAEAFRGKSRVQQHQMVYEALKGNMGGVLHALALQTSAPD
- the purL gene encoding phosphoribosylformylglycinamidine synthase subunit PurL; its protein translation is MTISNTIAITPDLIAAHGLKPDEYQRILDLIGREPSFTELGIFSAMWNEHCSYKSSKKWLRTLPTKGPRVIQGPGENAGVVDIDDGDCVVFKMESHNHPSYIEPYQGAATGVGGILRDVFTMGARPVAAMNALRFGAPDHPKTKHLVSGVVAGVGGYGNSFGVPTVGGEVEFDARYNGNILVNAFAAGLAKSDAIFLSEAKGVGLPVVYLGAKTGRDGVGGATMASAEFDESIEEKRPTVQVGDPFTEKCLLEACLELMKTGAVIAIQDMGAAGLTCSAVEMGAKGDLGIELDLDKVPVREERMTAYEMMLSESQERMLMVLQPEKEEVAKAIFVKWGLDFAIVGKTTDDLRFRVIHQGEEVANLPIKDLGDQAPEYDRPWQASNARPPLPADQVAAPSDYNEALLKLVGSANQSSRRWVYEQYDTLIQGNSLQLPGGDAGVVRVEGHPTKALAFSSDVTPRYVEADPVEGGKQAVAECWRNITATGAEPLAATDNLNFGNPEKPEIMGQFVGAIQGIGEACRALDFPIVSGNVSLYNETNGIAILPTPTIAGVGLLPDWSKMARIASVKDGDVLIMIGVDGSHLGSSVYLRDLLGSTEGPAPVVDLAAERRHGDFVRSNIRNGQVTACHDISSGGLAVALAEICMGAVKGATLSLGECKGAPHALLFGEDQARYVIAVPADLANFVRASAESAGVPFRTLGTVGGERLVIDDIVDVAVTDLVNAHESWFPTFMA